The sequence below is a genomic window from Opitutia bacterium.
ACTTCGCGCTCCTCGCCGACGCCGTGCGCCAGTCCTACGCCGCGCAACGCGCCGAAGGCATGGATCCCTTGCCCGGCGACGCCGCTGCGCCTGCCGCATCAGCGCTCGCCGCGTGCCGCCCGCTCGCATGGAAATACTGCGGCGGCGGCTTCGGCGGATATGCCGCCTATCTCTTCGCCACGCCCGCCGAGCGCGATGCCGCCTGCCGAACGCCGGGTTTCCGCCCGGTAGAGCCGTTCGGGCACGAGTAAGCCTTTGCCTCGCGACGTGGCCGCGGTAAGTTCCGAAATTCGCGTGTCCGTCCCGTCCCACAAGAAAGGCCTTCGCATCGTCGCCGCGCTCGAGGCGCTGAAGGGTGCGATCGTGCTCATCGTCGGCTTCGGGCTCCTCTCGTTGCTCGGCCGCGACCAAGCCGCTTTCGCGGAGCACCTCGTCGCGCGACTGCACCTGAACCCCGCGCACCACTACCCGCACATTTTCATCGAGGCGATGAGCAACGTGAACAACACGCACCTCGTGCTGCTCGCGTGCCTCGCCGCGCTGTATTCGGCTCTCCGCTTTGCCGAAGCCTACGGCCTGTGGCTGCAACGCCGCTGGGCCGAGTGGCTCGCGGCGCTCAGTGGCGCGATCTACGTGCCGGTCGAGATCTACGAGATTTTCCACCGCGTCTCCTGGTTCAAGATCACCGCACTCGTCGTGAACCTCGCCATCGTCGGCTACATGGTGTGGCTGCTCACTGAATCGCGCCGCCTCGGGCACATCGAAGCGAAAGAACTCCCCGACAAATCGTCGGCCTGACCGCGCCGCGCCTCAGGAGCGGAAGAAGGCGACCACGATCACCGCTAGGCCGAGCGCCACGCCCGCAGCGGCATAGCGGCCGACGTTTCGCTCGAAGTGAGTCGTTTTCACCGGCTCCTCCGCCGCCGCACCTCGGTCGACTCCGTGCACGTGCAACTCGTGCTGTCGACGCAGCGCGAGCGACCGCCGCGTCGAGCGCGCGAAGCCGCGCAGGAACACGCCCGCGATCAGCAACGTGAAACCGACCGCGAGCAACACGTCGCGCGAAAAGACCGTGCCCTCCCCGCTCATACTGCACCTCCGCCAACGACGACCTCCGCGCCGACGCGCAACACGCCGCACTTCGTCTCGTTGATGAAATTCGTGCCAAAACACACTCCTGTCGGATCCGTCGCGTCGCGCCGGTAGGTCGCCAGCGTCCGCAGCGGCTCCTTGCCGCGCTCGCCGGTGAGTTGGTCCGTGGTGGTGACGATGCAGCGGATGCTCTTGCCGGCGTTGCGCAGCACGACGTCGCCGATCCGCGCCGTGGGCCAGTCATCCTCCGCGAACGGCGCGCCGCCGCTCACGACGATGTTCGGGCGAAAACGATCCATCGGCACCGGCTCGCCGCCGTTTTCCTGGATGCAATCGTTCAGGTCCGCGAGCGAGGCCTCGCCCGCGATCAAGACCGGCACCGCATCGGCGAAGTTGAACACATCCCCCGGCCGGCCGGCTTTCTTCAGGACGTTCCGCTCGAACGCCGGACCGATCCGCACGAGCGACAGCCGGGCGCCGAGAAAACCGCTCAACCACTGCGCCGCTTCCGGACCGCAGTCCTCCGCCTGCAGATCGTTATGCTTCCAAACCGTCACACCGCGCAGCGGCGCGCCCGGGTCCGGCGCGCGCGCGATGGAGACCGAACCGGCGCCTTGCGCCGAGAGAGTCAGCCGCTCGGCGTCGAGCGCGGTCGCGATCTGCGCCATGCGCGCGTGAGTGCGCTGGGTGAGAAATTTGCCCGTCTCATCGACCACGAGAAACCGGCGATCGCCGACGAGCCCGAGCTCATCCACGTTCGCGACGTCGAGCGACAGACCGCGGCAGGACTTCACGGGATAGATGAACAGGCCGGAGACGCGGAGCATGGCGGTAGAGATAGCCGCAGATTGCCGTTCTGCTCGCAAAAGCAAAATCCCGCGTCGGTGCACTGCGCAAAGATTGTCGTGGGTGTGACGGTGCGCGGAGGCGTAGAATGCCGCCATGACAACGCGCGAAAAGTGGGGCCAAGCTTTGGCGATCCTCGGCGGATTGGCGGTGCTGGTAGGCGGCATCGATCCGCTCGACGGCGGGGTCGTCCTGTTCGCGGGCACGGCGCTGCTGGCCGCCGCGGCGTTCGTCTCCCCGGCGGACCGCACGGTGCAGCGCGCCCGGGCGACGAACTTCGCGCTGGCCGCGTTCGGCTTCGGCGCGATCGGCGTCCTGTCGAGTGGCGGCGGCGTCGGCGGAGCGACCGGGCGGCCCCTTTTCTGGGCGTTGCTGGGCCTGCCGCTCGTTGCGGGCTGGTCGCTGAGTTTCTGGGGCCGTGGTTCGCTGCGCTGGATGAACTGGCTGGGGTTGCTCGCAGGCGGCTGGTATCTGGCGCTGCCGTTGCTCGTGCTCCGCAAGAGCCGGACGAATCCGCACATCCTGTGGCCGGTCCTGATCGCCCTCGCAGTGTTCGGGCTCTTGACCGTGGTCGGTTGCGTCTGGCGCGTGCGCCAACGCCGGCCTATCGCCGGGAATACGTGACGAGGTAGAGCTGCGCGCCGGGCGCGGTGCGGAAATTCTTTGGGCGCGTGCCGCCGAGGCCGAAGCAGATCATCAACGTGTCGTCGATGAACTTGAAAAGGCACGGAATGGTGCGCCCGGCGTTGGGGCCGACGGCGCCGTGCAGCGTGAGATGGTGCGCCGTGTCTGCGTCGACGGTGAACGAACCGGTGTCCGCCGCGACGCCGCCGAAGCGCACGGTGTAGATACCGGCGTCGAGTTCGAACTCGGTTTGCTGGAGCACTTCCTGGGGCGCCTGCTCGCCGTCGAGTTCGGCGTAGAGCGGCTGCCAGCGGCCTTCGAGTGACGGAGAGTTCATCGTTTCAGCTCCGGAGCAGTGAGGCCCTTGGGCGTCTCTTCGATGAGACGCGGCTCGACGATCTTCTTGTCCGAGCCGGAGCCGAGCTTCTCGAGCTTGCGGCCGGTGACGAGGACGCGACCTTCGACGGACGTGACGGTGCTGTTGTAGGCGGTGACGGCCTGCGTGAGGCGCTGGCCGAGCGCGTCGAGGTTGTCGGCCACGGTGGCGATGCGCTCGTGCAGTTCGACGCCGAGGCGGCGGATCTCGTCGGCGTTTTTCGAGAGCGCCTCCTGTTTCCAACCGTAGGCGGCGGCCTTGAGGAGGGCGATGAGGGTGGCGGGCGAAGCGAGAATGACGCCGACGCTGGTGCCGCGCTCGAAGAGGTCGGGTTCGTAGCGGAGCGCGGCGGAGTAGAAGGCTTCGCCGGGGATGAAGAGAACGACGAACTCGGGGGCGGGCTGGATGGCTTTCCAGTAGGCCTTGTTGCCGAGCGCGTCGATGTGCGTGCGGACCGCGCGGGCGTGCTCGGCGAACTTGGCCTTCCGCACGGACTCGTCGGCGGCTTCGAGGGCCTCGAGGTAGGCCTGCATGGGTGCCTTGGCGTCGACGGCGATGGATTTGCCGCCCGGCAAGCGGACGATCATGTCCGGGCGGAACTCGCCGACGGCGGTCTGCTGGATGAAGTCGACGTTCTCGACCATGCCGGCGAGCTCGACGACGCGCTGGAGCTGGAGCTCGCCCCAGCGGCCGGCGGTGGAGGTGGAGCGAAGCGAGCGCGAGAGCTTGGTGGTCTCGGATTGGAGCGAGGCGCTGGTGGAGGCGAGGCCCTTGAGCTGTTCCGAGAGGGAGCCGTAGGCCTCAGTGCGGGCCTTCTCGAGAGCGACGATTTTCGTGTCAACCTTGTCGAGGGATTCGCGGATCGGCTTCACGAGGGACTCGCCAGCGCGCTTGAGGAATTCGTCGTTGTTGCGGCTGAGCGCGTCGGCGGCGAGGGCCTTGAAGGTGTCGGTCAACTGCGTCTGCGCGCGCGCGAGGGCGTCGCGTTCGGCGGTGAGCAGCGTGTCGAGGCGGGACTTGTCGGAGGCAAGGGCGGCGATCTGGGTGCGGAGGTTGGACAGCTCGACCTGGGCGGCGGCCAGTTGCTCGACGGCGAGGCGTGCGCGCTCGGCGACGGCGGCGGAGCGCGAATGC
It includes:
- a CDS encoding TIGR03067 domain-containing protein, whose translation is MNSPSLEGRWQPLYAELDGEQAPQEVLQQTEFELDAGIYTVRFGGVAADTGSFTVDADTAHHLTLHGAVGPNAGRTIPCLFKFIDDTLMICFGLGGTRPKNFRTAPGAQLYLVTYSRR
- a CDS encoding DUF2127 domain-containing protein, translated to MSVPSHKKGLRIVAALEALKGAIVLIVGFGLLSLLGRDQAAFAEHLVARLHLNPAHHYPHIFIEAMSNVNNTHLVLLACLAALYSALRFAEAYGLWLQRRWAEWLAALSGAIYVPVEIYEIFHRVSWFKITALVVNLAIVGYMVWLLTESRRLGHIEAKELPDKSSA
- a CDS encoding MOSC N-terminal beta barrel domain-containing protein; this encodes MLRVSGLFIYPVKSCRGLSLDVANVDELGLVGDRRFLVVDETGKFLTQRTHARMAQIATALDAERLTLSAQGAGSVSIARAPDPGAPLRGVTVWKHNDLQAEDCGPEAAQWLSGFLGARLSLVRIGPAFERNVLKKAGRPGDVFNFADAVPVLIAGEASLADLNDCIQENGGEPVPMDRFRPNIVVSGGAPFAEDDWPTARIGDVVLRNAGKSIRCIVTTTDQLTGERGKEPLRTLATYRRDATDPTGVCFGTNFINETKCGVLRVGAEVVVGGGAV
- a CDS encoding DNA recombination protein RmuC; the protein is MIEIVIALISAALAGGLGWFYAHSRSAAVAERARLAVEQLAAAQVELSNLRTQIAALASDKSRLDTLLTAERDALARAQTQLTDTFKALAADALSRNNDEFLKRAGESLVKPIRESLDKVDTKIVALEKARTEAYGSLSEQLKGLASTSASLQSETTKLSRSLRSTSTAGRWGELQLQRVVELAGMVENVDFIQQTAVGEFRPDMIVRLPGGKSIAVDAKAPMQAYLEALEAADESVRKAKFAEHARAVRTHIDALGNKAYWKAIQPAPEFVVLFIPGEAFYSAALRYEPDLFERGTSVGVILASPATLIALLKAAAYGWKQEALSKNADEIRRLGVELHERIATVADNLDALGQRLTQAVTAYNSTVTSVEGRVLVTGRKLEKLGSGSDKKIVEPRLIEETPKGLTAPELKR